Proteins encoded together in one Thermodesulfobacteriota bacterium window:
- a CDS encoding NADH:flavin oxidoreductase, producing the protein MSKLFDPSQINGMTLKNRFVRSATWEGMAADDGACTPKLVDTIARLAEGGVGLIITGHAYVKKQGQAGQWQLGIYDDRLIAGLCEMTDAVHQQGGRIIAQLAHSGLFADPSLTGYPPLAPSLIQGITKHAVEEMTLADIQNVVESFGLAALRAQKAGFDGVQIHAAHGYLLSQFLSPFFNRRSDRYGGNIENRSNIHLEIIDSIRSYVDKDYPVLIKMNSGDFVEGGLELGEALQAGKLLAKSGLDAIELSGGTGQSGKLNPIRTGIRHQKDEAYFKDAAALFNEHIDIPIILVGGIRSFDIAEHIINSNIADYISMSRPFIREPDLVNRWKSGDRSKAACLSDSRCFVPTRTGKGIYCVMEERERNK; encoded by the coding sequence TTGTCGAAACTCTTTGATCCCAGCCAAATAAACGGCATGACTCTTAAAAACCGATTCGTTCGTTCGGCCACCTGGGAGGGTATGGCTGCAGACGATGGCGCCTGCACCCCAAAGTTGGTGGACACCATTGCCCGTCTGGCCGAAGGCGGCGTCGGTCTAATTATTACCGGCCATGCTTACGTAAAAAAGCAGGGCCAAGCCGGTCAATGGCAGCTGGGCATTTACGATGATCGACTCATTGCCGGTCTATGTGAAATGACCGATGCCGTTCATCAACAAGGCGGCCGCATCATCGCCCAACTGGCCCATTCCGGCCTGTTTGCCGATCCTTCCCTCACCGGCTATCCACCGCTGGCGCCTTCGTTGATCCAAGGTATTACCAAGCATGCTGTTGAGGAGATGACCCTTGCAGACATTCAAAACGTGGTGGAATCATTCGGCCTGGCTGCCCTGCGCGCTCAAAAGGCCGGTTTTGACGGTGTGCAGATACACGCAGCCCACGGTTATCTTTTGAGTCAGTTTCTTTCTCCATTTTTCAACCGGCGTTCGGATCGATACGGGGGAAATATTGAAAACAGGTCCAATATCCATCTTGAAATCATAGACTCGATCCGGTCTTATGTTGACAAAGATTATCCGGTGCTGATCAAAATGAATTCCGGAGATTTCGTTGAGGGTGGACTCGAACTCGGGGAAGCATTACAGGCAGGAAAACTTCTTGCCAAAAGCGGCCTGGATGCAATTGAGCTTTCAGGCGGAACAGGACAATCCGGCAAGTTAAACCCGATCCGAACCGGTATTCGTCACCAAAAGGATGAAGCCTATTTCAAGGATGCGGCCGCTTTATTCAATGAACATATCGACATTCCAATCATTCTTGTCGGTGGTATCCGGTCTTTTGATATCGCCGAGCATATCATCAATTCCAATATCGCTGACTACATCTCCATGAGCCGGCCCTTTATCCGTGAACCTGACCTGGTCAACCGATGGAAATCCGGTGACCGTTCAAAGGCAGCCTGTCTTTCCGACAGCCGATGCTTTGTCCCTACCCGAACCGGTAAAGGAATTTACTGTGTAATGGAAGAGAGGGAACGTAACAAGTGA
- a CDS encoding trehalose 6-phosphate synthase, with product MTPIFIEKQPIRSAKQFYHLMAMTRNVRHKTVENLFNDQPVDHDLITSLKNALVSLEDIPAENGLKVLYIDDSKKITARLVYEIAELRKDVFFLQNSEKQFLQYLENLHEGFSDQVNSGIEKLQDIAFNCFITDRDGTINNYCGRYISSVQAVYNAVFLTRFAKTNPSNPIIITSAPLKNPGLVDVSVNPDKTFIYAASKGREYIGLDGKRHTYPIEENKQLLLDKLNQKLTAVVKNPAWEKFSLIGSGLQFKFGQTTIARQDIRKSISESESEEFLEKIRRIVRETDPGGENFKIEDTGLDIEIILTIEDSLSQAKDFDKADAINFLDQALNLNMSKGPHLVCGDTFSDVPLIEAAMKKTPDTWAVFVTEDSELSAKVKDMCPNSLIVTQPDILVTMLGLLSQHKRM from the coding sequence ATGACCCCGATTTTTATTGAAAAGCAGCCAATTCGCTCAGCAAAACAGTTTTATCACCTGATGGCGATGACCCGTAATGTTCGCCATAAAACGGTTGAAAACCTGTTTAACGATCAACCGGTTGATCACGATTTGATCACATCGCTGAAAAATGCTCTTGTCTCACTTGAAGATATACCTGCTGAAAACGGATTAAAAGTTCTTTATATCGACGACTCAAAGAAAATAACTGCCAGGCTTGTATATGAAATAGCGGAACTGCGAAAAGATGTTTTCTTTCTGCAAAATAGTGAAAAACAGTTTTTGCAATACCTAGAAAACCTTCATGAAGGGTTTTCAGACCAGGTAAACAGCGGCATAGAAAAATTGCAGGATATAGCCTTTAACTGTTTCATTACCGACCGGGACGGAACCATAAATAACTATTGCGGCAGATACATATCTTCGGTTCAAGCGGTATATAATGCTGTTTTTTTGACCCGTTTTGCCAAAACAAACCCCTCAAATCCGATCATTATCACTTCCGCGCCGCTTAAAAATCCGGGTCTTGTCGATGTGAGCGTCAATCCCGATAAAACTTTTATTTATGCCGCATCAAAGGGAAGGGAGTACATCGGTCTTGATGGAAAACGCCACACCTATCCCATTGAAGAAAACAAACAGCTCCTGTTGGACAAGCTGAACCAGAAACTTACCGCTGTAGTAAAAAATCCGGCATGGGAAAAATTTTCCCTGATCGGCTCAGGCCTTCAGTTTAAATTCGGACAAACCACCATTGCCCGCCAGGATATCAGAAAGTCCATTTCCGAGTCTGAGTCAGAGGAATTCTTGGAAAAGATCAGGCGCATTGTCAGGGAAACCGATCCCGGTGGAGAAAATTTTAAAATTGAAGATACCGGTCTTGATATTGAAATAATTCTTACCATTGAGGACTCTTTGTCACAAGCCAAAGACTTCGACAAAGCGGACGCCATCAATTTTCTTGATCAGGCGTTGAATCTCAATATGAGCAAAGGACCCCATCTTGTTTGTGGAGATACATTTTCCGATGTGCCGCTGATAGAAGCAGCAATGAAAAAAACGCCGGACACATGGGCGGTTTTTGTCACGGAAGACAGCGAGCTTTCCGCCAAAGTAAAGGATATGTGTCCAAATTCGTTGATTGTCACCCAGCCGGACATCCTGGTTACCATGCTGGGATTGTTATCGCAGCACAAACGTATGTAA
- a CDS encoding beta-phosphoglucomutase family hydrolase has translation MASTQFKGAIFDLDGVITGTARVHALAWESMFNVFLKKIAQRENGPFVPFDPENDYLQYVDGMPRMEGVKCFLESRGIEFPFGDYDDPPDRETICGMGNRKNLDFQKVLKKEGPDVFETSIKFVKALKKKGIKVGVASSSKNCKLILKLAGLEDLFETRVDGIVSQQLGLKGKPDPDIFVTAAENLGLLPGECMVVEDAVSGVQAGRNGNFGLTLGIARNDTGEALKLNGADLVVHDLGEISIKDITNWFQSGVMKDGWNLTYSDFKFKEEKLRETLTTVGNGYLGTRGCFEGEKASEIHYPGTYIAGIYNKPPTRIQGRNIYNNDFVNCPNWLLIEFAIGTGKYISPMKMEMLSYTHSLNMREGVTQRSMVCKDGLGRILKIKTQRLASMANPHLCAMQYEITPVNFSHTIRLRSSIDGNIINDGVARYRDLYANHLSGVSSGKSKGMIFLHVQTNRSKYQIVMSAKTNLYENKQKISADKSIQQQKSSIAENLTINAKENHTYTLEKLVSIYTSLDKNISNPAKSSKQILATVKSFKDIYAPHKKAWKRLWDKADIKISGDRFAQKAVRLHTYHLLVAASLHNKDIDAGITARGLHGEAYRGHVFWDELYILPFYNLHFPEISRALLMYRYHRLDAAKKYARENGYQGAMYPWQTADDGSEETQEVHYNPQNDSWGPDLSRRQRHVSIAVFYNVWRYVFETSDRIFLKDYGAEMMIEIARFWASIATYDSNKYHISGVMGPDEFHEKLPGSKEDGIKDNAYTNVMTVWLLQKAIDTVEGLSAKSFARLAKKTGFKKSEMERWKEITRKMNVILTDNNIISQFEGYLGLKELDWDAYRKKYGNIHRLDRILKAEGDSPDFYKVSKQADTLMMFYVLAPEEIVHILKRLGYRVNDAVELLKVNYDYYEKRTSHGSTLSKVVHAVISSYIHASDTPWEWFMEALKSDIFDTQGGTTIEGIHCGVMAGTLDVVMKYFAGIDTSSPILKVDPNLPEHWSHLTFRICHQKKWYHFALSRNRVKITAEGKGKNKVSVNITGNKLKLTPGKARRVKMN, from the coding sequence ATGGCCTCAACTCAATTCAAAGGCGCAATTTTCGATCTCGACGGAGTGATCACCGGAACAGCTCGGGTGCATGCCCTTGCCTGGGAAAGCATGTTTAATGTTTTTTTAAAAAAAATTGCTCAAAGGGAGAATGGTCCTTTTGTTCCTTTTGATCCGGAAAACGATTACCTGCAGTACGTGGACGGAATGCCGAGAATGGAAGGAGTAAAATGCTTTTTAGAATCCAGGGGTATCGAATTTCCCTTTGGCGACTACGATGATCCACCTGACCGGGAAACGATTTGCGGCATGGGAAACAGGAAAAATTTGGATTTTCAAAAAGTACTGAAAAAGGAAGGCCCGGATGTATTTGAGACATCAATAAAATTTGTCAAAGCATTAAAGAAAAAAGGAATCAAAGTCGGCGTGGCGTCATCCAGTAAAAACTGCAAGTTGATCCTCAAACTTGCAGGATTGGAAGACCTTTTTGAAACACGCGTAGACGGCATTGTATCACAACAGCTCGGGCTTAAGGGAAAACCCGATCCGGATATCTTTGTCACCGCTGCGGAAAATCTTGGCCTGCTTCCCGGAGAATGCATGGTGGTTGAAGATGCGGTCTCCGGAGTCCAGGCGGGCAGAAACGGAAATTTTGGGTTGACACTCGGGATAGCAAGAAATGATACCGGTGAAGCGCTAAAACTAAACGGTGCAGATTTAGTGGTGCATGACCTCGGCGAAATCAGCATCAAAGATATTACCAACTGGTTTCAATCAGGAGTGATGAAAGACGGCTGGAACCTTACCTATAGCGACTTTAAATTTAAGGAAGAAAAGTTAAGAGAAACCCTGACCACGGTTGGAAACGGATATCTCGGTACACGGGGATGTTTTGAAGGAGAAAAAGCTTCCGAAATTCATTATCCTGGAACATATATTGCCGGAATATACAACAAACCGCCCACCCGGATTCAGGGCCGAAATATATACAACAATGATTTTGTCAATTGCCCGAACTGGTTACTTATCGAATTTGCCATCGGAACCGGAAAGTATATCAGCCCGATGAAAATGGAGATGTTAAGTTACACCCACAGCTTAAACATGAGAGAAGGTGTGACCCAAAGATCCATGGTATGCAAGGATGGACTCGGCAGAATACTGAAAATTAAAACCCAAAGGCTTGCCAGCATGGCAAATCCCCATCTTTGTGCCATGCAGTATGAGATTACCCCGGTCAATTTTTCGCATACCATTCGCCTACGCTCTTCCATTGATGGGAATATCATCAATGATGGCGTGGCCCGTTATCGAGATTTGTATGCAAATCACCTCTCAGGTGTATCTTCGGGAAAATCAAAGGGAATGATTTTCCTTCACGTTCAAACCAATCGTTCAAAATACCAGATTGTGATGAGTGCCAAAACCAATCTGTACGAAAATAAACAAAAGATATCCGCTGATAAAAGTATCCAACAGCAAAAATCATCCATCGCAGAGAATTTAACTATAAACGCAAAGGAAAACCACACCTATACATTAGAAAAACTGGTCAGCATATATACATCTCTGGACAAGAATATTTCAAACCCCGCAAAATCTTCCAAGCAGATTTTAGCAACGGTTAAATCCTTTAAAGACATATACGCACCGCATAAAAAAGCGTGGAAGAGACTCTGGGATAAAGCCGACATCAAAATCAGCGGTGACCGGTTTGCACAAAAGGCTGTGCGCCTGCACACCTACCACCTGCTGGTGGCCGCGTCTTTGCACAACAAAGATATTGATGCAGGAATCACTGCAAGAGGACTGCACGGAGAAGCTTACCGGGGACATGTTTTTTGGGACGAGCTTTACATTTTGCCTTTTTACAACCTTCATTTCCCTGAAATTTCGCGTGCACTGTTAATGTACCGGTACCATCGCCTTGATGCGGCAAAGAAGTACGCCCGGGAAAACGGTTACCAGGGAGCCATGTATCCATGGCAAACCGCAGATGACGGTTCCGAAGAAACACAGGAGGTGCATTATAATCCACAGAACGATTCATGGGGCCCGGACTTAAGCCGAAGGCAAAGGCACGTTTCTATCGCCGTGTTTTACAATGTATGGCGATACGTGTTTGAAACCAGCGACCGGATTTTCCTGAAAGATTACGGTGCTGAAATGATGATTGAGATTGCCCGCTTCTGGGCAAGCATCGCAACCTATGACTCAAATAAATACCACATTTCAGGAGTCATGGGGCCTGATGAATTTCATGAAAAACTTCCCGGTTCTAAAGAAGATGGAATCAAAGACAACGCATATACCAATGTGATGACGGTATGGTTACTGCAAAAAGCGATTGACACGGTAGAAGGGCTTTCGGCAAAATCCTTTGCCCGGCTGGCAAAAAAGACCGGTTTTAAAAAAAGCGAGATGGAAAGGTGGAAAGAAATCACCCGCAAGATGAATGTGATTCTAACAGATAATAATATAATCAGTCAGTTCGAAGGTTATTTGGGTTTAAAGGAGCTTGACTGGGACGCCTACCGGAAAAAATATGGCAACATTCACCGACTGGATCGAATCCTCAAAGCCGAAGGAGATTCCCCGGATTTTTATAAAGTATCCAAACAGGCTGACACTCTTATGATGTTTTATGTGCTTGCACCTGAAGAAATCGTCCATATTTTAAAACGACTGGGATACCGGGTCAATGATGCGGTTGAGCTGTTGAAAGTCAATTACGATTATTATGAAAAGAGAACCAGTCACGGTTCTACTTTAAGTAAAGTGGTGCATGCAGTGATATCAAGTTACATCCACGCATCGGACACCCCATGGGAATGGTTCATGGAGGCACTGAAAAGTGATATATTTGACACCCAGGGGGGTACCACCATTGAAGGAATACATTGTGGCGTCATGGCAGGGACACTTGATGTGGTGATGAAATATTTTGCCGGCATAGACACAAGTTCCCCAATCCTTAAAGTAGATCCGAACCTGCCCGAGCACTGGAGTCATCTTACCTTTAGAATATGTCACCAAAAGAAGTGGTATCATTTTGCATTGTCAAGAAATAGGGTAAAAATTACGGCAGAAGGAAAAGGAAAAAATAAGGTATCAGTCAATATAACCGGAAATAAATTAAAGCTTACACCCGGTAAAGCAAGACGGGTTAAAATGAATTAG